From Nilaparvata lugens isolate BPH chromosome 7, ASM1435652v1, whole genome shotgun sequence, one genomic window encodes:
- the LOC120352189 gene encoding uncharacterized protein LOC120352189, whose protein sequence is MVILRLTIGNIELFVIQVHAPTSDSAEEEVDLFYDMLDNLLSSKTTGEKVIIFGDFNARIGKSRLGENRTNGIYGVGVRNERGEKLLDFALCNNLKIMNTFFEGQLVDKWSWKSPLDAVHEIDFFIVEKSNNLIKKLEVQKRLDFDTDHRLLMGKLIMPERRYFIKKKQIRTTDLNEQEFVKNLKREMSNRDLSENCSVEEIYEGIVNSISEAARSLNRVRQHDARRSNKLSEETKQLIEERERLNRILNKSEEEKRKHQDLRKEARKRIRKGMKNYEENVIRTIMATSESTKSIHKLISSVKKRWIPKLDTEDGTSTMERGRILEQVTLFYEKLYEEGNGMDHQTERRNTREEEPELRVSDILEQEIKQAIKQLKKNKAPGDDDITNEVIISRFPQSLKHCEIWNALEESGVEVENIEVLKSLYEDNEMYIKLERRGRSIRLRKGLKQGCPLSPIIFNCCLDYAFRRLSWESEGLCINGYQLTNLRFADDVMLVAKSAEEIKEMFDELIEASKKIGLCLNAGKTRVLTNSDTERIDVTGGRIEYVNEYEYLGQLLSFENRTGKDVSLRINKGWKKYWALKKIFKGDFSNELKAKLLLKCVYPAILYGAQNWSLTAQSDKRLETTQTKMIRSILGLQLHHRRRNTDLLKQVKVKYLQKEAHLIKWRWAGHVARMTAERWVEICMEWIPRDRARGRGHPACQWRDELTQRVGDMWPTIARDRKRWEKIIKKL, encoded by the exons ATGGTGATCCTGAGGCTAACGATAGGTAACATCGAATTATTTGTGATTCAAGTTCATGCTCCAACTTCGGACAGCGCAGAAGAGGAAGTCGATCTGTTCTACGACATGTTGGATAATCTATTGAGCTCAAAAACAACAGGAGAGAAAGTAATTATATTCGGAGACTTTAATGCAAGAATAGGAAAAAGCAGGCTTGGAGAGAACAGAACAAACGGAATCTACGGAGTTGGAGTTAGAAATGAGAGGGGAGAAAAACTGTTAGATTTCGCACTCTGCAATAATCTGAAGATAATGAACACGTTCTTTGAAGGTCAGTTAGTGGACAAATGGTCATGGAAGTCTCCACTAGATGCTGTACATgaaatagatttctttatagtagaaaaatctaataatttgataaaaaagctAGAGGTGCAAAAAAGGCTTGACTTCGATACTGACCATAGATTATTGATGGGAAAATTAATAATGCCAGAGAGGagatattttattaagaaaaagcAAATAAGAACAACCGATTTGAATGAGCAAGAGTTTGTCAAGAATCTGAAGAGAGAGATGAGTAACAGAGACCTCTCAGAGAACTGTTCAGTTGAGGAAATATATGAAGGAATAGTAAATTCGATTTCGGAAGCAGCAAGAAGTCTAAACAGAGTTCGTCAGCATGATGCAAGAAGGAGCAATAAATTATCTGAAGAGACAAAGCAGCTGATCGAAGAGCGAGAAAGATTGAATAGAATTTTGAACaaatcagaagaagaaaagaggaaaCATCAAGATCTCAGAAAAGAAGCTCGGAAAAGAATAAGGAAGGGAATGAAGAATTACGAGGAGAATGTAATTAGAACAATAATGGCCACTTCAGAGTCTACAAAAAGCATCCATAAACTAATAAGCAGTGTTAAGAAGAGATGGATACCAAAGTTGGACACAGAAGATGGAACATCAACAATGGAAAGAGGGAGGATATTAGAACAAGTTACATTGTTCTATGAGAAGCTCTATGAAGAAGGAAATGGAATGGATCATCAGACAGAAAGAAGGAACACTAGAGAAGAGGAGCCAGAACTTCGAGTGTCAGATATATTGGAGCAGGAAATAAAACAAGCCATCAAGCAACTGAAAAAGAACAAGGCGCCTGGAGATGATGACATTACAAACGAAGTGATAATCTCCAG ATTTCCACAAAGCCTTAAGCACTGCGAAATTTGGAATGCGCTGGAGGAGTCGGGTGTTGAAGTGGAAAACATTGAAGTATTGAAAAGCTTGTATGAGGATAATGAAATGTACATCAAGTTGGAGCGAAGAGGAAGGAGTATTAGACTGAGGAAAGGACTCAAGCAAGGATGTCCATTGTCACCAATCATCTTCAATTGCTGCTTGGACTATGCTTTTCGCCGTTTAAGTTGGGAGAGCGAAGGCTTGTGCATAAATGGCTATCAACTGACCAACTTAAGATTTGCAGATGATGTGATGTTAGTGGCAAAAAGTGCAGAAGAGATTAAAGAAATGTTTGATGAACTTATAGAAGCCAGCAAGAAAATTGGTCTGTGTCTAAATGCAGGCAAAACAAGAGTATTGACGAATTCAGACACGGAAAGAATTGATGTTACAGGTGGTAGAATAGAATATGTCAATGAGTATGAGTACTTGGGCCAACTGCTTTCTTTTGAGAACCGAACGGGAAAGGACGTGAGTTTGAGGATAAACAAGGGTTGGAAAAAATATTGGGCACTGAAGAAGATATTCAAGGGCGACTTTTCGAATGAATTGAAAGCCAAATTGCTTCTGAAATGTGTTTATCCAGCTATATTATATGGTGCTCAGAATTGGTCCCTGACGGCTCAATCAGACAAGAGATTAGAGACAACGCAGACGAAGATGATAAGGAGTATTTTGGGACTGCAACTGCATCATAGAAGACGAAACACAGACTTACTGAAACAGGTGAAGGTGAAATACCTACAAAAAGAAGCTCACCTGATAAAATGGAGATGGGCCGGCCATGTGGCAAGGATGACAGCAGAGCGATGGGTGGAAATATGCATGGAGTGGATACCACGAGATCGGGCCAGAGGGAGAGGACATCCAGCGTGCCAATGGAGAGACGAGCTCACCCAAAGAGTTGGAGATATGTGGCCGACAATAGCCAGGGACAGAAAGAGATGGGAGAAAATCATCAAGAAattgtaa
- the LOC111058634 gene encoding uncharacterized protein LOC111058634: protein MRGKLPFTSETTETSHTHEMSSPSFILPDSPPPQHVLNYWQRKAAESCASSSAAAAASAPASTAPAPHRPTSPGGEMVIPDSPIQRLRPAATWAPRRAVLTTLSNNIRQRQAKRKLDFEEGEVSGEEEDGVLPQSKKRMVDEDSSLVPLIKEAELDFVELVNKPLPKPWVPLRELEEDQPYRIVAAREHTNQHGRRIILKIINAGSKCEVYLPQRFASCIDAGKIRHFNETCKNYVLVVTHKCPNWTDIKIVKA, encoded by the exons atgagaggaaaattaCCATTTACATCAGAGACAACAGAGACTTCACACACACACGAGATGAGTTCACCGTCCTTTATCCTGCCGGATAGCCCGCCTCCGCAGCATGTGCTAAACTACTGGCAGCGCAAAGCTGCTGAGTCCTGTGCCAGctcttctgctgctgctgccgcCTCCGCTCCTGCCTCCACTGCACCCGCTCCACACCGTCCAACATCACCAGGGGGCGAGATGGTGATTCCGGACAGCCCCATCCAACGCTTGCGTCCAGCAGCTACGTGGGCTCCGCGGCGTGCTGTGTTGACGACGCTGTCAAACAACATCAGGCAGAGGCAGGCGAAGAGGAAACTCGACTTCGAGGAGGGTGAAGTCAGCGGCGAAGAGGAGGATGGGGTGCTCcctcaatcaaag aaacgtatGGTGGATGAGGACTCCTCTCTCGTACCCTTAATAAAGGAGGCTGAATTGGACTTTGTAGAACTCGTTAACAAACCACTACCCAAGCCATGGGTCCCGTTGCGAGAGTTAGAGGAGGATCAACCATACCGCATCGTCGCGGCGAGGGAGCACACAAACCAGCACGGGCGAcgtataattttaaaaataatcaatgcaggaagcaaatgcgAGGTGTATCTCCCTCAAAGATTCGCTTCCTGCATTGATGCGGGAAAAATTCGGCATTTCAACGAAACGTGTAAAAATTATGTGTTAGTAGTAACACATAAGTGTCCAAATtggacagatataaaaattgttaaagcttaa